The sequence TCTCAAGACTGCTGAAGGAGCGGGCAATTACACCTAACTATGGATTAAACAGGTAAATAATGGACAGCAAGGCATAGAAATATAGCAAAAGAAAATATACAGATTAAGACGCTATAGCTTGTTGATTTTTCATCAGGAAGGTATTTAAACTGAAGTGATGTTCACTTTGAAAAAGATCACGCGGAGTATAGGATTACTTcttatattgttattataaacTGTATGTGCTAAATGAGCTAAACGCAACTTGACATTGTTAAATCTTTCAGTCAGAATCAGATGTTGAATATTTGAGAaagattactgttttttttttatttttttttattttttatttttttactctcaaTTCTAATTGCACGTTTTTTATTGTTGCTGTGTATTCTTTCAAATCAGGAAACATTGCACAAAATACATTGATCAGCTTCCTGATATCAAACTGATGCGCATAGAGGAGGAGGGGTAAAACAGAGTGTGTgacggtgagagagagagagagagagagagagagagagagagagagagagagagagagagagagattagttTAGACCAGGTGATTGAGCCACAACAAACCTCTAAGGGGCTGGTTGTAAAGATCAGTTTGCACAGGATTTTTGTTCCGATCATGGTGCCAGCAGCCTGTCCCGGACCTTTTGCCATGCTGGCTCTCGCCTTTCTCCTGGGATGTGGCATAGGATTCTGTCTGGGTCAGAACGACACGGAGCCCATCGTTCTGGAGGGGAAGTGTCTTGTGGTGTGTGACTCCAACCCCTCTTCTGACGGCGGAGTCACCTCTTCGCTAGGGATATCTGTCCGCTCCGGCAGCGCCAAAGTGGCTTTCTCGGCCGTCAGAGGGACAAACCACGAACCTTCAGAGATGAGCAATACATCCATGACCATCTATTTTGACCAGGTCAGGTGTCCAATTGGTGACTTTGTAATCACATGAATTGCATATGCAGGGGTGTGCGCAGGAATTTCAGACATAAGCAACTGTTAAAAGTGCCAAAAGCACTACAATTCAGATACTGGACGTGTGTTTTAGCCCAATTAGATATCGTTCAAGTGTAAatagcattttttaaattaaatgtatgatGACGCAATGTTTTAAGTAGTCAAATAGATtaggattgggggggggggggggggggggttgtagtgTTTACATTTACAACGTCTGACCCCCGCGCGGTAATTTAAATTGACACGCGTCAATTAAAACTGACCCAAAGTAATTGCAAGTGCTAACAGATAGGCTGGAGTGTGCTTGGAGATCCATATATTTCACTCTGAAATTGCAAAACTAGAAGTAGGCTAGTTATGATATGTGGCCTAAATGTGAATCATTTTCATTTGCAAATTGATTTGTCATTCGTCATGTTACTTTGTTCCAGGTCTTGGTAAACATTGGCAATCATTTCGACCTAAAAGCGAGTGTGTTCACTGCACCACGAAGAGGAATATACAGTTTCAGCTTTCATGTGGTCAaggtctacaacagacaaaccaTACAGGTGAGAACAGCAGCGTATTCTCTCTACGTATTTTGTCCAAGTTATTCCTACTGAATCCTTAGTAGTAGGCTACTCGTGGAAAGCTAGTTTACTGATAGCAAGGGACTAAAGTGAGCTCTTTCTCCTGCTATTCAGGTTAACCTGATTCAGAATGAATACCCGGTCATATCTGCTTTTGCTGGAGATCAGGATGTCACGCGGGAGGCAGCGAGTAACGGAGTGCTACTGATGGTGGAGCGCGAGGATCGAGTCTATCTCAAGTTAGAGAGAGGGAATCTAATGGGCGGATGGAAATACTCCACGTTCTCTGGATTTTTAGTCTTTCCTCTATAACTGACTCGCAAACGCGTTTACGcaagtgacatttaaaaaaaaaagaagaaaaaaaaaaaaaaaaaaaaacaacgaggAAGAACATGCATTCTTTCTTTGAACAAAACTGTTTGCGCGCACGTCAAAAAATACAGCAAAACTGAATACGGACGCGTCCACAGGGAGTTCCCGCCTTTTTTTGGCCACAAGCGATTCTGAGAGTAAGCCGGTCGCATTTGTTCGTGGATTTTATCGACGGGAAACAATTTGCAACTGGACCACCATATAAAAGAGAAGATATTTATGACGAAGAACTTCAATCCAGAACTAGGTGTATTTATCAGtgctttattttgtgtttgtataGCCTTAATGATTCGGCTTCTGTCCAGTGAGGTGTGTGGTATGGAGATGCGGAAGTGCTTTTTGGCCCCAAAGCATTTTTGCACGAATGGAAGATCCTGTTTTGTGTTGTCAATGATGTGTCGTTTGGATGCTGAACATACTGAAAATATGCCAAATGTAGACCACCTGCTATACAGTggttattaaagaaaaaatacaaaacatatagCCTCTCAGCCAATGGAGACGTCTGAAAACTTTTGCAAGACATCTATCTAATTTATAAAGTACATATTTACATTATGGTGTGTTCTACATTCCGGATATAAGTAGCTTTGATTGATTTAGTGTTCAGTAACAATGCTCAAAGATGTAAGTtgtggaaaaaagaaaattccCTATATAATGTCCCGCCtaataaaatattgtattgtacacgtatttactctttttttattttattattattattattattattattattattattattatttgtatatatatttttatatcttttttttaatgaacgaATGATAAAATTCGCATCCAGGAATCGTGtgtttttccttttcctttttacgattaaaattgatttacaaaataacagaaaagaCGGCAGATACCTTTCACAGAGTACAAACTATCATCTTCGCAGTgacgctgtccatggtgctgaagcaACACTCGGACTTCAAAATCTCAAGAAAGGATTCGAGAGTGTatcataaaataatcataaaacatTTATGTATGCGCTATCATAAAACAATTAGGTATGCTCTAAATATATTAATGAGGCTTTTGCAACCTTGAATCATTGTCTGTACAGCAATCCTTGAGCATAAAATCCTAAATATTTTCCCTAAGCCTCCCAATTATGGCGATGATAATGATACAGCCCTGTATTGGTGGACTGAAGAAAGGTGATAGTCATGTTAATTAACTCTGGCTAGCAacactgctggcccagtatacatagatacacacacacgcaaattTACAATTGGCCACACAGTACAgtacatttacacatacacacacacatattgtacaTACACACTCTGATTTTTACACCTGCATATGCACGGACACACTCTCATTCTTTTCaagtctgctctctctctctctctctctctctctctctctctctctctctcacacacacacacacacacacacatatgcatttaCATATGCACAAACACCAATATAGATCCACATACACGTGAACATAAAGAGCAACCCAGAACACAAACACTAACATAGATCCGCATAATGATGTCAATATAAAAAGCAACCCTAGACATAACTGCTCAGGCCTTCTTAAATGGATCAAATATGTATGTAATTAAAACATTCTACCCATATATGCATTTCCTCATTTGtgagaatttaatttaaaaaacaatatatatatatatatatatatatatatatatatatatatatatatatatatatatatatgtttatgttttaaatagTCTCCAGTTTGAAAACTGCCTCTTAAATTCAGAAATTTTGTGTAGAAAGGTTCATCAGAAATGTTTATTCATAAAGAGAAGCTGGTGTGCAAATGTTTGCTTGCATGCTTCTTGTTTTGCTCACGATAGGCATAGAAACAAAACATCTATGGAATTAGTTATCTCATAGATggtaaaacataattttattttttaaagcgaGTTGCAGGACACATTTCCTTTGCTTTTAACCATGTCACATAATTTTTAGAGAGCTGAACTGTATGTGCAGATGTGTACTGGACTGTGTCATGAAGGGTAATTTGAGGTGTCAGTATTGTAATGAGGCCTGTCATAAGCCATAAGTGTACTGAAGTGGATGGAGGGTGAATGTGTCTCTTTCAGGCCCACTTAGTCTTAAAGGATCCATTAGAGACAGAGTGTTAGAgtgaatacaataaaaatagtattataatTTCTATTTGATAAAACATATTAATGactattattaataaatgtttaccTTTGTCA comes from Myxocyprinus asiaticus isolate MX2 ecotype Aquarium Trade chromosome 41, UBuf_Myxa_2, whole genome shotgun sequence and encodes:
- the LOC127431948 gene encoding cerebellin-2-like codes for the protein MVPAACPGPFAMLALAFLLGCGIGFCLGQNDTEPIVLEGKCLVVCDSNPSSDGGVTSSLGISVRSGSAKVAFSAVRGTNHEPSEMSNTSMTIYFDQVLVNIGNHFDLKASVFTAPRRGIYSFSFHVVKVYNRQTIQVNLIQNEYPVISAFAGDQDVTREAASNGVLLMVEREDRVYLKLERGNLMGGWKYSTFSGFLVFPL